One window from the genome of Salisaeta longa DSM 21114 encodes:
- the lhgO gene encoding L-2-hydroxyglutarate oxidase produces MSTYDVAIIGGGIVGLATAYRLTQRAPDASVVVLEKESRVAAHQTGRNSGVIHAGLSYTPGSLKAKNCREGRRMLVEFCEREGVAYDLCGKVIVATREEELPILQRLEATGRQNKIAFERIGPERLREIEPHTRGLAALHVPNEGIVDYTGMSEALARIIREAGHDILLNTAVRTLHTARTGVTLQTTAGDVQARYVVNCAGLYADRIAQMSGQDPEAKVVPFRGEYYQLVPERRHLCNTLIYPVPDPAYPFLGVHFTQMIDGRVECGPSAVLAFAREGYRLTDVNWPELWDILTYPGFWRLSATHWQKGLMELVQSLSKRYYVHKARHLIPEVTVDDFEPAPSGVRAQALHPDGTLEDDFWIKTTDRVVNVINAASPAATASLSIGQLIVTRYLEQRLSSVTATAA; encoded by the coding sequence ATGTCTACGTACGACGTCGCCATCATCGGAGGCGGCATTGTGGGCCTTGCCACCGCCTACCGGCTCACGCAACGCGCCCCCGATGCGTCGGTGGTGGTGCTGGAGAAGGAAAGCCGTGTGGCGGCGCACCAAACCGGGCGCAACTCGGGCGTCATCCACGCCGGACTGTCGTACACGCCGGGGTCGCTCAAGGCCAAAAACTGCCGCGAAGGGCGCCGCATGCTCGTCGAGTTTTGCGAGCGCGAGGGCGTGGCGTACGACCTGTGCGGCAAGGTGATTGTCGCCACCCGCGAAGAGGAGCTGCCCATCCTTCAACGGTTGGAGGCCACCGGACGCCAAAACAAGATTGCGTTTGAGCGGATTGGCCCCGAACGCCTCCGCGAGATTGAGCCGCACACGCGCGGGCTGGCGGCGCTGCACGTGCCCAACGAGGGCATCGTAGACTATACCGGCATGAGCGAAGCGCTTGCGCGCATCATCCGCGAGGCCGGCCACGACATTCTGCTGAACACTGCCGTACGCACCCTGCACACGGCCCGCACCGGCGTGACGCTGCAAACCACCGCGGGCGACGTGCAGGCGCGCTACGTGGTAAACTGCGCGGGGCTCTACGCCGATCGCATCGCGCAAATGAGCGGGCAAGACCCCGAAGCCAAGGTGGTGCCCTTTCGCGGCGAGTACTATCAGCTCGTTCCCGAGCGGCGCCACTTGTGCAACACGCTCATCTATCCCGTCCCCGATCCGGCGTATCCGTTCCTCGGCGTCCACTTTACGCAGATGATTGACGGGCGCGTGGAGTGCGGCCCCAGCGCGGTGCTCGCGTTTGCCCGCGAGGGGTATCGCCTCACCGATGTGAACTGGCCCGAGCTGTGGGACATCCTCACGTATCCGGGCTTCTGGCGCCTAAGCGCCACCCACTGGCAAAAGGGGCTGATGGAACTGGTGCAGTCGCTCAGCAAACGCTACTACGTCCACAAGGCCCGCCACCTGATTCCAGAGGTAACGGTCGACGATTTCGAACCGGCACCGTCGGGCGTGCGGGCGCAAGCGCTGCACCCGGATGGCACGCTGGAGGATGACTTCTGGATCAAGACCACCGACCGCGTCGTGAACGTCATCAACGCGGCGTCGCCGGCCGCCACCGCCTCGCTGAGCATCGGACAGCTTATCGTCACGCGCTACCTCGAACAGCGCCTGTCTTCGGTGACGGCTACGGCGGCGTAA